Within the Pseudonocardia alni genome, the region TCCCGGTGCTGACCTTCGTCGACGTGCCGGGCTTCCTGCCGGGCACCGAGCAGGAGTGGAACGGCATCATCCGCCGCGGCGCGAAGCTGATCTACGCCTACGCCGAGGCGACCGTCCCGAAGGTCACCGTCATCACTCGCAAGGCCTACGGCGGCGCCTACGACGTCATGGGCTCCAAGCACCTCGGCGCCGACGTCAACATCGCCTGGCCGACCGCGCAGATCGCGGTCACCGGCGCGCAGGGCGCGGTGTCGATCCTCTACCGCAAGGAGCTCAAGGGCCTGGAGGGCGACGAGCTCGCCGCCAGGCGGGCGGAGCTGCAGCAGGACTACGAGGACACCCTCTGCAACCCCTACATCGCCGCCGACCGGGGCTACATCGACGCGGTCGTGCCGCCGTCGCACACCCGCGGCTACGTCGGCCGGGCGCTGCGGATGCTGTCCACCAAGCGGGAGCAGGGCCCGACCCGCAAGCACGGGAACATCCCGCTCTGATGGCCGCCGAGGAGTCCACCGAGCAGACCCCGGAGGAGCGCCGCGCGCTGTTCCGGGTGGTGCGCGGCACCCCGGACGACCGCGAGCTCGCGGCACTGGCCGCGGTGGTCGCCGCGGCGGCGAGCGCCGGTGGGCCGCCCGCCCCGCCGCGGACGCCGGACCTGTGGTCGCACCCCGCGGCCCAGCTGCGCGCACCGCTGCACGCGGGCCCGGGCGCCTGGCGCGCCTCCGGCCTCCCCCGCTGACCTCGTAGGTACCACCGACCGACGCCCGGTCCCCGGCACACCACGTGCCCGTGGCCGGGCGTCGTCGCGTCCGGCCACGGGGGTGACGGTCCACCCGGGGGTGGAGGGTGCGGGTCCACCCGGGATCGACCCCGGCGCCGACGCGACGACCGGGCCCGCGGGGAGATCGTTCTCCCCATGGACGCCACCTCACTCGTCATCACGGTCGCGATCGTCGGCCTGGTCCTGTCCAAGCAGTTCCGCGGGCAGTTCGTCGGCGGACGACGCGACGTGACGCTCCCGTTCGTCGTGATCGGCATCGGGGTGCTCACCCTCGCCCAGGCCCGCCCGGAGGTCACCGCGGCCGGGCTGGCGCTGCTCGCCGCCGAGCTGGTGCTGGCCGCCGGGCTCGGGGTGCTGCGCGGCCACGCGTTCCGACTCGGCACCCGCGACGGGTGGGCGTACCGCAGCGGCTCGGCCGCGCTGCTGGTCGCGTGGGTGCTGACCATCGGTGTGCGGGTCGGCGCCGGGGTCCTCGGCGGGGCCGTCGGTGCCGGACTGCTGCTGTCGGCGTCGTCGGCGCTGGTCTTCGGCGGCAGCCTGCTGGTCCAGAGCCTCGTGCTGCGACGCCGGGTGGCCGCGGCCGGGCTGCCGGTCCGGCCGGACGAGGCACGCCGTGCCCGCGCGGCGGCCTGAGCGTCCCGCCCGGCCCGGCCGCTGTGTCAGAGTGAAACGGTGAGCACGCCCGCCGCCCGCACGGCCCGCCGCGTCGAGCCCGACCGGTCGCCGCTGCTCGGGGTGCCCCGGCGGCTGGTGTCGCTGCTGTGGCTGCCGATCGTGCTGTTCCTGCTGTTCTGGTCGCCGGCCCAGCAGGTCTCGCCGACCTGGCTCTACGCCGGGCTCGTCCCGGCCGTCGCCGGGTGGGTGGTCTTCGCCCTCCACCGGAGCATGCCGCCGGTCGCGACGGTCCTGACCAGCGTCGCGCTCGCCGGGGGCGGGATCGCCCTGCTGGCCGGGTCCGACGGCTGGACCACCTCGGCGGCCTTCCCGATGATGGCGGTGTTCGTGGCCGCACTGCGGCTGCCGTACCGGACCGCGCTGTTCGTCGACGTGCCGGTCATCGCGGCCACCACGATCGTCGTCGGGCCCTACACCTCGGTGTGGGACGCGCTGCTGGTGGTCGCCGCGCTGACCGCGATGGTGCTGTTCGGGATCGGCCGCCGCGACTCCGCCCGCCGGCTCGAGGAGCACGAGCAGACACTCGTCGCCGACGCCAGGGCCCGCGAGGAGCACGCCCGCGCCGAGGCCATCGCCGACCGCGCCCGGGTCGCCCGCGACGTGCACGACGTGCTGGCCCACTCGCTGTCCGCGCTGGCCGTCCAGCTCCAGGGCG harbors:
- a CDS encoding acyl-CoA carboxylase epsilon subunit, producing the protein MAAEESTEQTPEERRALFRVVRGTPDDRELAALAAVVAAAASAGGPPAPPRTPDLWSHPAAQLRAPLHAGPGAWRASGLPR
- a CDS encoding sensor histidine kinase, with amino-acid sequence MSTPAARTARRVEPDRSPLLGVPRRLVSLLWLPIVLFLLFWSPAQQVSPTWLYAGLVPAVAGWVVFALHRSMPPVATVLTSVALAGGGIALLAGSDGWTTSAAFPMMAVFVAALRLPYRTALFVDVPVIAATTIVVGPYTSVWDALLVVAALTAMVLFGIGRRDSARRLEEHEQTLVADARAREEHARAEAIADRARVARDVHDVLAHSLSALAVQLQGARLMALRDGAAPDTISQIERAQRLASDGITEARRAVRALREGPAPVDVAEELRELGRAHPDATVEVADGLRLGAREGETVLRTAQEALSNARKHAPGAPVTVHLRRDGDGAELEVVDIAGTPPPPGDGEGSGLAGMAERAALVGAELQTGPTPDGWRVRLRLPARSPDRERITT